The DNA segment CTCATTTTGGAGGCCTGTTCTTCCTTGGGGAGGTGTTTTTACTATCAAAGCTGGCCGCAAAGCAGTTTCCTGTACGCCACTCTATGTTGAAATAAGACTGAAAAATACCTGCACCATAGATGGATTCTTGATGTTATTATATGTCattcttaatgaaaatgaaaacttcccCAGGGAACTCTCTCTTCATTTAGGTCGGGAGTTTGTAGACTGTTTCCTTTATTTAATGGACACCTACAGTTTCACAACTGTGAAGCTACTTTGGATTTGggacaagatggaaaaacagcAATACAAATCTGAAGTTCATAAAGCTtcattaataattgatttatttggGAATGAGCATGATAATTTTACAAAAAATCTCGAAAATCTCATGTCTACCATACAAGAGAGTTACTGTTCCAACTGGCGATGCCCAACTCGAGTGCAGGAAGATCAGCAACGCACAATTAATATAAAGTAAGTTTCTTCAAAGTCTGTCACTTTtagcaaaaataatatatttcttaagtgaatgttgctataaataaataaatatagtcaaAGTGTTTCCTAAAGTACAGACAGATCCTGTGCATTTACTTACACATAGCAACCACACAAAGGCAGGACTGTAGTTAAGTCCCATGACAAAAGTGTTACCATTTATTAAATCCAAATATCTTAGAATTGACTTTAGAAAACCAACTGGTAACTATTATTTAACTTGGATAGTAATGAATTAGTATGCAAAATGTTTTACTCATGCATTGAATTTGCTAATATGACTGTAGATAATTTTTTGTGTCACAAACATAACCTCTTAAAGAACATTTAATACTCTACTGGAGTGTGTCACCTCTGGAATGGATTTCTGTTGAATAGGGTATTTCTACATGAccaaaaagattgaaaatattcCTTCTTTTCATGGCCAGGGCATAATTATAGACAGAAATCCCACACTTGGAATCTTCATACCTGGAGAAGATAGGATGCAAGGAGCTCTTTCATTGACTAGGAGAGGTGCTGATAGCCTGCCGAGAATTTTGGCTTTGAGAGAGAAGGCAGACCTCTAGACTGGTAAATGATAGGGAGGAAGGCCAAACTGGCAAGCTCTAGTGGAGTGTTGGGAAATATTAAAGCCCCCAAAGGACATGAGCTGGGAAAAGAATAACTGCCAGTGGAAAAACAGGAcagaaaaacaaacccaaacatgTTGTTGTCAGAAAGTATATTTGGCCCTGTGGTCCAGAAAAGCAGCTTAATAGATGTTCCCTTTTGAAGATATACATCAGATACCCTAACTTATTCGCATTTTTTCTTAGCATATTTAGTTTAATATTGTAACATCTTGCTACTTATGGAAAGCtgaaggtattttattctttttagagtCTGCCAATTAATGCCTCTCTTGTTTCTGAAATACAATTTGTCCATTTTCCTATACTGCTGATATGATGAGGttgattttaaaatctctgtCAGGGAAAAAAGTTTTGTTACTCTAAATTATAATGGACtaaaaagcattttagaaatttgttttttaaaaaattagtttcaatttatatatgttttagagctataattaaatatgtataatacTATATTAATGCTGATATTTTAAGTAtctcaaggaaatatttttcatcatattccatatatattctatataactTTTTAAGGCTTTTGCCTATATTTTAATCCTATATTTAAAACAATCTCTGaaggatccctgtgtggcgcagcggtttagcgcctgcctttggcccagggtgcgatcctggaggcccgggatccaatcccacgtcgggctcctagtgcatggagcctgcttctccctctgcctatgtctctgcctctctctctctctctctctctgtgtgactatcataaataaattaaaaaatttttaaaataaataaaaaaaaataaaacaatctctgAAATATGTAGGAAGAAATTTTTTAACAAATCAGGTAACAGAAGCCAACAATGGCTATAGCTTGCATTTAGTCATGTAATTAATTGGCAGCTCTCATAATTCTGGGTCCTCCTTCTTCTCCCAAGACCACAATCTCCTCTACTGAAatctctcaaaaattttttaaagtaacaactGCATATTTCAGGATCACTTTACAGAAAGGTATAATGTTTCTTGGAAAGCTTCCTGCATTGATGTTGATTAAGTTCAACTGATTTCTATAATTataacaaagatgaaaaatagagGTTATACTTTGTTTGCTGTTAATGAATTGACCTGTAAAATTTTGTTATCCTAATCATGTATTCAACATGTAAAATTCCAAAGCAATTCTTACATAGATTTTGTAATGTTGTAGTCCTCCCCAAGAAATTCCTCATGGAAACTTGATACGACTGGCTGTGGATGAGTTATTCTGTTCCAGGATTGAACTGTGTGAAGAGAGTGGGTgagtatataatacacatttaaggtgaaggtatttctgttttttataaagaAACCTAAACAGATATGCTCTTTGATGTTAACACTTTATGAAATAGCAACTCACAAGTATTTAGGAAGCCTAATGTTTTTGGAATCTTAACACCTACTGTAGCTTACTATGCCATTTTATGCTGTGTTGTCATTATCAATCTTCACTATATAGAATATCATACTACATTTAATTGATGAATACAAAgcaaatgccttttctttttttccccactgctgAGTAGGTACAATAAAACCTTGGTTAACCGGAACCCAGCTAATCGGACCCTCaattaactggatttttttctgcATTCCTCATTTAGGAGAAAGAGGTAAATGGAAACCAAAACATTTAACATAgttaaaaagaattcaaaaggGGCAGAACATATTCATCCCAGTCTCTTAACAGTTTCTCATCTACAGTATTGTACAATGCGAATTAAGATTTAGAAGGATGATCTTACAGCTAACTTAATCACAAAAGAAGGGGAGAATAAAATACATTCAATTAATTATACTTACGTCCAGAAAGTGAACTAATGTATTTTAACAGGAAATATTGAAACAAAATGGTTTTCTGGTTAATTCTTTAGTCAGTAAAATTTGTGAATCAAAATACTGTGCCCTGAGTATTCCGGTTAATCGAGATTTTACTGTATTTGTGATATTCTGATTTGTGGTATTCTGATCCATATGCTTAATATGTGATACTactaagaaaacagaatttgttTCATCCTAATGGCAAAAAGATGCAATTAGGGAATTTTATGCAATATAAAGAGGACTGGAAGAGTCCTACTATTTATCTCTCTGCCAGTATTTTCCTTTGAAAccagctgagaaaaaaaatgtatctacaCATGAAAGCTTTTCTATCATTTCAAAACACTACATGTTTATATAAGCTTAGAAAAAAATAGCTAGAGCTTTTCCTGGAGTTTtacaagtaatattttttttttaagattttatttatttattcatgaaagatacagagagaggcagagacacaggccccatgcagggaacccaatgtgggactggatcctgggactccaggatcatgccctgggcgaagggaggtgctcaaccactgagccacccagccgtccctgcacgtattatttctttttttttttttttttttcttatatatatagaATCTCACAGCTTATATACTTCTGGGTATAGGTATATAAAATACTAATATAGCCACACCATTACCTATACCTAAAATAGTTAATTATACTTATTATGAAATTAAGTAATAAAGACAACCCAGAACTGATAAAAGGCAGTTGAGTTTAAAGTATAATAAAGTTCATGCCTATTTCAATTTTAGGTGTGGTGGCTTAAGAGAATTTTCCCAGCGAGTTTTCTGCCATGGGGCACCCCCTTTTGTTGTCTTAAATATGCAGCATTGGAAATCTGAAGATCTGGCATATGTACCATATTACTTGGATTTATCTGATCACAAGTAGGtggcttttttgtgtgttttataaaattaataaaaagtaaattgatTCTATTTCTCTGCTATTCTATCATGACTATGGCTAGCCCTTAAAGGCAtactgttgaaaaaaatcatagctatCTGTAATTCTGTGTCTTCTGAATAAGACTAGAATCCACTACAGGGGGTTAGTCACTGGCAGTGTGCATAGTGGTTGGACTATGAAACAGAATTGAGTTTAAatcccagccccccccccaaaaaaaaaaatcccagcccCACGTTTTATAAGCTACGTAACCATGGGGCAGAACTTAACCAGCTTACAGATCAGTTTCTTATCTTGTAAAACAGAGATGACAGCACCTATCTGGTACATTATTGGAGGATTTAATGAGGCAATGCATGTAAAGTGTTTAGTACCTGATATGTCATAAACAGTAACAACTGGCTATTACTTGTATTTCAGGTCAAAGTAGTGTATAGTACGAGGTTATCGTTTAAACAAAAAATGTTACTTTCagcatcataaataaaaatgtctgcaTACAAGCTAGGACATACAGGGTCTATTAactttttgcctttaaaattagGTTTTGTATGTGTGTACTTTCTCTTATTTAATAGAATGATACAGATTAAGAGTTAAtctgttaaaatgtttttcaaaattcttaaattatatcaagtttttaaattcttaaatattttacccCAAATTACCAATTAATTATAGTACATGATTTTTTATAGACGGATATATTTTTTAGGGACTAGAATGCAAactatcaatatttttattccttaattaAGAATTTAAGgggtacctgcgtggctcagttggttaagcatccaaatctggatctcagcttgggtcttgttctcagggttgttagttcaagcctcatgttgggatccacactgggcatgaaacctactttaaaaaaaaacttaatgttcaagaattttgtcttttttgctaCACTTTATCATTTAATTTGCAGGTACTTGTTGGAAGGTGCCACATTATTTAACAAAGAGGAACATCATTATTCTGCAGCTTTCCAGATTGATGGACATTGGATGCACTATGATGGCCTCAGAAATgtgaatttaattttgttaaataaaccCCCAGAGTTTCTCCTCTTGTCATCATTGGTTTATATTCGAgcaacagagaaataaatatagacTGATGCTAAATTAAATTGTTTTCCCGCCTGCCCATCCTCCCCCAGATGAAGggcttttattttgtatatacttGGTATCCAAGGAAATAGTTAAACtatactagtttcagaggtataTTTTCCGGTGTTCAGCCCCaggtaaatattatatatagaaaatctatgcaaaaatgtttgtatttctttttcctatgtCCTGGGTTTTTTATACAGGCATACTTtatgttgaaataaaatatatcttgtagcctttgtattttttatttatatgtactCAAAAGATTTTTACAGTTCTGTctttaaaaccaagaaaatacTTCACCATTTGaattctcagtttttctttttggttgttcAAATAAAACCTGGGTACAAGTCAGTATTtcagtttatataaatttaacaGTTCAAAATGTATCTGACTATATTTTTTGCCCTACCTCACTAAAATCCAAAGTGCACTGTTGGATCTAGTATGGATTTGAATGTAGAACTTAGAGATGACTTAGTCTTTTTTACCTGTTGATTTGCCTAATTTCCCTgcagctgtttttaaaaatactttggtgAGAATGTTTTTCTGgacttgaattatttctttataatggCAAATTATTTTAACCACTTGCTCTAAAGTATTATAAACCTGTCAGATTTTAAGTGTTAACTAAACTTTGCAAgcttaattataattattgttacaaataaattatataattaaatataatggaaatataataaaaatctattCTGAAGATAAGACAACTATAAATATCAGGCAACTTACTGGATGCTTACTAATGCTGAATTAACAATAGAaatgtactttaaatatatatttaagagaaaatggtgcctggaatatttttctccttgtaaGTCATATtggcacagagaaaaagaataccTAAATTTTTAGAGTAACTACTGGCTTCCTTGTAAGTAGTAAACTGATAGCATGAGGGTTTGATTTGCAATATAAATCACTAGAATTTTATAGACTAGAATTTTATAGTTATCAGAAATTATGTTTGTTTTCAAAACCCTaagatctttcttccttttgcaattttaagggaaaaagtAATCTCAAGGGAAAATACTTTTTGCAATTATCAACATCCACTTCAGTGTTTAATTTCAGTTTACAGTCCATCTTAGGTTTTGGGTTGAGATTGCATGCAGTATACTTGGAGATTACTACATGACAACACAGTTCACTGCCGTATACCAAATTGGTAAGATTTAATTCAGTAAATTAAGTCTTACGTTGGCTTTGTGCCATATTGAAAGAACttaagaatgaataaatttgaGTATAATGCTGAGAATGTCTCACTTTGAgcaaatactttgaaaattacGTCTTACATAGgataaaaaatagtgatttattttacaaaaaatctACCCCagagtttatttaaataatcccCCACGTGTATTTACATAGAATTTGATTT comes from the Canis aureus isolate CA01 chromosome 9, VMU_Caureus_v.1.0, whole genome shotgun sequence genome and includes:
- the DORIP1 gene encoding dopamine receptor-interacting protein 1 isoform X2, which translates into the protein MKTLFEEIKASIKNNYNQDRSFWRPVLPWGGVFTIKAGRKAVSCTPLYVEIRLKNTCTIDGFLMLLYVILNENENFPRELSLHLGREFVDCFLYLMDTYSFTTVKLLWIWDKMEKQQYKSEVHKASLIIDLFGNEHDNFTKNLENLMSTIQESYCSNWRCPTRVQEDQQRTININPPQEIPHGNLIRLAVDELFCSRIELCEESGCGGLREFSQRVFCHGAPPFVVLNMQHWKSEDLAYVPYYLDLSDHNEVFWKVPRGISFEDGKVVTPGWLSG
- the DORIP1 gene encoding dopamine receptor-interacting protein 1 isoform X1: MKTLFEEIKASIKNNYNQDRSFWRPVLPWGGVFTIKAGRKAVSCTPLYVEIRLKNTCTIDGFLMLLYVILNENENFPRELSLHLGREFVDCFLYLMDTYSFTTVKLLWIWDKMEKQQYKSEVHKASLIIDLFGNEHDNFTKNLENLMSTIQESYCSNWRCPTRVQEDQQRTININPPQEIPHGNLIRLAVDELFCSRIELCEESGCGGLREFSQRVFCHGAPPFVVLNMQHWKSEDLAYVPYYLDLSDHKYLLEGATLFNKEEHHYSAAFQIDGHWMHYDGLRNVNLILLNKPPEFLLLSSLVYIRATEK